The Pan troglodytes isolate AG18354 chromosome 6, NHGRI_mPanTro3-v2.0_pri, whole genome shotgun sequence genomic sequence aagaaacaggctgggtgaggtggcttacacctataatctcagtactttgggaggcaaggcaggcagattgcttgagcccaagaattcggggtcaacctgagcaacatggtgagaccctctttccacaaaaaatacaaaaattagttgggtgtggttgtgcacgcctgtggtcccaggtactcaggaggctgagctgggctgaacctgggaggcagaagttgcagtgagtgaagactgtggcactgcattccagcctgggtgacagagactctgtctcccaaaaaaagaacaagaaacacATTTAACTTAGAAAAACAAGGAGTCCATAATATTTTTTTACAGGTgcaaaaaaattcatttaatcaCTGAGGCAGCTATTAAAGCAACACCTTACTTTGAAAACCGGTAACTAGCTCTTTTTCCGGCTGGAACCATGGTGGGtgtagaagagaagaagaaggttCCTGCTGTGCCAGAAACCCTTAAGGAAAAGCGAAGGAATTTCTCAGAGCTGAAGATCAAGCGCCTGAGAAAGAAGTTTGCCCAAAAGATGCTTCgaaaggcaaggaggaagctTATCTATGAAAAAGCAAAGCACTATCACAAGGAATATAGGCAGATGTACAGAACTGAAATTCGAATGGCGAGGATGGCAAGAAAAGCTGGCAACTACTTTGTACCTGCAGAACCCAAACTGGCGTTTGTCATCAGAATCAGAGGTATCAGTGGCGTGAGCCCAAAGGTCCGAAAGGTGTTGCAGCTTCTTCGCCTTCGTCAAATCTTCAATGGAACCTTTGTGAAGCTCAACAAGGCTTCGATTAACATGCTGAGGATTGTAGAGCCATATATTGCATGAGGGTACCCCAATCTGAAGTCAGTAAATGAACTAATCTACAAGCGTGGTTATGGCAAAATCAATAAGAAGCGAATTGCTTGGACAGATAACGCTTTGATTGCTCGATCTCTTGGTAAATACGGCATCATCTGCATGGAGGATCTGATTCATAAGATCTATACTGTTGGAAAATGCTTCAAAGAGGCAAATAACTTCCTGTGGCCCTTCAAATTGTCTTCTCCACGAGGTGGAATGGAGAAAAAGACCACCCATTTTGTAGAAGGTGGAGATGCTGGCAACAGGGAGGACCAGATCAACAGGCTTATTAGAAGAATGAACTAAGGTGTCTACCATGACTATTTCTCTAAGCTGGTTGGTTAATAAACAGTACCTGCtctcaaattggaaaaaaaaaaaaaaagaaaactggtaactaaatacaaataaattaagtatttctctttcctttcctgtaaaatttgtaaaatttgcCTTTGAGAATACCCAAATAGCTTCAGTTGATGAAGGAAGGCTCTTCTTTACAGAAGAATGTCAATTATAATGTAGGAGTAACAGAATTAGACATTGGTCATTCTGCAACTCTAATGAAATTATTAGTTCTGGAAATGATTAGGTTAATGGTTGATGAGATAATGCTTCTAGCACAATTGTCCAATGAGAAGCAGATTGTCATCACTTTAACACGGTGGTCATCCTTAGCATTACTAATGGTTGTTCAACTAATTGTCATGTGTGTCTTGATATGATGCATTATGAGGCACATGACATTACCTACAATGTGCTCTAACAACAAAATGTTTAACTCAATCAAGCCATTATATTTAAATTCCAATATtcaggaaatgaaaaggaaagaggaacacTTCAAATAACACTGAGAAGGAAGAAGGCAGGTACATCCAGAAAGCGAGTCTTTCTGCCTGTTAACCAGCCTAATGTCTTCAATTAAATCAGTTTTAAAGGTGCAGGTGAAGCAGGTGTGGCTGAAGGACTGCGTTATATTTTAAGCAACTTGGAGAAATAGTCAGATGCAATGTGTGATCTGGACTGAACCCTCATTTGGATCTAATCAGttacataaataacattttcaaactGGGTATAGGATAAAGGGACATTTACTGATATAGAAAGGTATACATTATATGCTAAAAAACCAGATTATAAAACAACATATACAGAATGAGTTTATTTTGGTATATATGTGCATAGAATAATTTCTGAAGGAATACTGTGCAGACATTACTAATGTTCACCAATACAcagtttgcttccccttccaagCATACAGAAGGTTGTACTTTTCAGGCCCATGCAATCGGACAGGATAAACAGATTGTGAGTAGAAGAAACCTGTGGCAACTTCTGCTGAAATATTATTTCCTTGCCACAGAAATCATAGAGGAAGACTCAATTAAAATACAGACAACAGGACAGGATCTAAGTAACCACCACACGGAGGTTCACTGTGCCAAAGAGTCACCCAAACCCACAGTTAACTTTGCATGAgccagaaataaaactgtttgGTTAAGTCACTGAGATTTCGGTGTTGTTTGCTATTAGAGCTTAAGGAAGCTTAATCCAATGAACACAAATAAACTCTATTACATTACAGTGGTAATCTGagggtaaaatatattatttttcttttcttttcttttctttcttctaattccCTACAATGCTTTGTGCTGCCTTCTTTCTAAACAGTCAAagttcttctttttaattaaaaaacataatgAAAGGAGACCACCTTCATcacaaacaatgaaaaaattatcACAGACAGTTCCCTAAATGTGGCTGCCATAAATGTAGCATACAAAATAagtaactcatttttttttaggGCATTATGTATCAGACATAATTCCCTGTATTTAGCTACCTTAAATATGGTAGacacataaaaaagtaaaattcatacagatgttttataaaaattctatcatttttaaaaagctcaactcTTGATAATAACAAAAAGTTTAGCTGGAAAAGTTCACACTAGAGTGTACATGCTGACATGTTATATGCAATTTGTCCAGTTCACTGTTTTTCAGATGATTATTTAAGGGAAGGGTGACAACTTTTTTCAGACTACCTagatttttattcataattgatctgaatatatattcctatattacATTTTTTCATAGTATTGAAAGGTCCTTAGATTTGGGATTAGTTATGCAAGATAAAAGAGTCCTCAGAGTTTCAATTAGCAAGACTATTTAAACTGCAACTGAAAACTACTCAGAAATCCATCAGTAGTACAACTGGCCTTGTAaaagaggttgaagtgagccaccttgccccttctgccatgtaagtAGGTCATGAGAAGCTGCTGTCTAGGAGGAACGGGACTCTCACCAGACATCAAATTGTtggtgccttgattttggactgcccagcctccagaactatgagaaataaatttctgttgtttataaattacccaagctaaggtattttattatgacagcccaaatggactaagccAGTATGTAATTCTATTTAAGATCTTTGCTTTCAGTATATCACTGAAATGTTAAATATACTTAAAAGCATATGTATATTTGAGaatcttatattttatgtaagattatataaatataaaatataatcccAAATTATAGGACCATAAAATAGTGAAGCTACCTATAATAATGTATGTGTTATACAATACACAAGTAAGGATGGGTACATTATTCAAAGACAATTTTTCAACAAGGTAATtgttaaaaagtagaataaatgtGTTCtaagttaaaacaattttctgAATGCCAAGCTAAAAATAAGCACTAATAGATTTCTAATAAAATGTAAGCAGTATCTATCAttatgatattttcaaatttttcattaaatattacaaataataatatagaTGTAAAGAGACTCAATCACATTAGTCATATTTTATAGTCCGTTTAAATGGGTCtaaattatcttcattattttatagttgaaaaaactgaggcaaagaaaaGCTCATTGTTTTACTTAATATGATTACTAATTCAATTATGAGTAAGGTCATTAAAATTTTTAGACTTTCAAATACGAAAGGACCATGGAATAAAAACAACAGCCTCACATATGAATTATGTCTCCTATCTTAAAAGAACAGTTACatagtataaatatttacattgcacTAAAGAAAAATCTGGCAGCTGTTAGGCAATTCAACTAATACactgattattttctattttataaatgtttaatttcaaaGTATACATATTGGtgctaacaaaataaaatgaattgatTAGCATAATGTATGTCACAAAATAAATAGGGTAATTACTGAATATATATCACATGTATAATAAAAACCGcaaaattcaaatggaaaaatgaaaggcTTTGCCTTCcccattttagattttttttagtatttctatTCCAAGACAAAACtagattaaataaattagaaattaccTTGACAGCCACTCCTTTTCCTTCAGGAAATTCTAGAAGATGAAAAGTCAGTTCTTCAACCCTAGTAATGCAGAGCTTTGGGTCAGTTGTTCTTCTTAATGCCTGAACTAATGCCCGGGTCCTGTTATCAATACTCACCCTTGCGATAATCTACAAAGACATATTAAATAGATATGATTAGAATACAAAACTGCTCTAAAGAACAATGAAAGCTTCTTAGTTCTCATTAGgaaataaaacttataaatttGACAAAAAATAATAGAACCGAAAAGCACACTGAACAACTTGCCTTTTCTCGCTGAAGAGATAAACGCTTTTTCTCCTCTGCATTTCTGTCTTTGCTGACAGCCTGATCAGTTTTAGCAGGCTCTTCCTGTTCTTCTGACTGACTCTTTGAATCATACTTTAATTTGGGGACAAGTCCACCAATATAACCACCTACTAAAGCTTGTACACCTTCCGTGGGACGAGAAAGAAAGTTAGCAATACTTTGTTTAGTTGAAACTTGAAGAACATCAGGTATCGCAGAAGGACTTGTAGGCTTGTTCACAGTATGTACAGATTCTGAGCCTGGCTTATAAGCCAGGATATCAGGATCTGGAGATCTTAATTTCCCCTCTTCTACCTTTTTATCTTCAAGTTCTGATTTGTCCCGGAaatgttcattttccttttgttgaGACATTTTTTCCTTACGTTTGAAATATGAATTAATATGATTTGATAAAAAGTAGAATGAGTCTCCAAATTTTGTGGTTATAGAACTTGTGTAATGAAAAAGACTGCGTTTACCTATATCTTCTTCTTCGTCTATAATGTGACTTTTCTCTTCTGGAAAAGGACTCTTTTCTGCTGATTTGTCACTATATTTTTTCAGAGATTTGATGGCTTGTttgatgtttttctgttttaaccAGCCACTATCCGatacttttcttaaaatttggGAACTTGGCTTAAATTGAGCTAAACGTGAAATCATTTCATTTTGATTGCCAAAAACAGCCTTTGAAACAGAGTTCAAAGTACTTTTAATACGGGACATACAAATGTTCACTTTTGTAAGTCCCTTGGGAGCAGAAGTGCTAAGTTTCAAAATCCCAATATGTAAACCATGGTTGCTTGGAGAGTAACAGTGCTTACTGCAAGAATGTGCTTCACTTTTGGTCCATTTACATCTTATTATGTTTGTATGAAAACCTCTTTGTAGACTGATGTGGCTTATCCTCCAGTAATGCTTAGGTGAGAACAAGAAATACAGTTGCTTGCTTCTCTGCTTCCCACAAACACTTCTTGCATTACTAAggaggtaaatatatatatctacagtCAGATTAATAGACATAACTTAAAAACCATTTATTTTCTATGACATTCtctcacttcttgaatgcttcaTTTAAGAAATGCCATAATTCATGGTCTTACCTgaaatggcaagaaaaaaaaattagaattcacGTTAAAAATTGAAATTGGGTATAACAGAAAACACAAGACTATTTGGACTAAACTCAGcaagctgtctcaaaaaaagcagacaaaatattCCTATTATAGCTGatagaaaattcatttttaagcTAATAGAAAATAATTCACTTTCAGTATAGaggtaaataaaaaaagaaaatgaggaatagAATGTTTAGGGAAAAGAACTAATTTAGGGAAGTTTCCCAATAGATAAGTCTTCCGTTGTACAACACATAATTTAATATGCAATTTAGATactatgcttttttttcccttcctcatTGTTAAATTCTGGACTACTTTATGTGACACTAGACTTTAATTCCTTGAAGAAAAAGGTCAGGTCTTATACATTATTCATTGCAAACGATTTATAGAATACTTAATCTATACCAGACATGGTGCTAGATGCTGAAGCCACACAGTTACAGGATATGAAAGAATTTCCAGACTAGAGCTGCTGATAGCCATGTGAAAAAGATTTCACTACCTAAGTAATAAGTGCTCATTAAATCAAGTAAGTCAGGCTAGAAGAAACTACAGCATATAACATAGAAGGGGTTCTTAACCACTATgtaaaaagaacacatacaaataagaaaagaataatccaatttaaaaatgtggtattggtaaaagaaaagacaaatagatcaatggaacagaatagagagtccagaaacagacccaatTAAATACAGttaattgatctttgacaagagAGCAAAGGTAATACAATGGTGCAAAAAGAGTCTTCTTAACAAATGACAACTGACATCTGCATGCAAATTAATCTAGACACAGACTTTATAcctaacaaaaaaattaactcaaaacagattacagatctaaatgtaaaatgcaaatgtataaaactagaatataacataggagaaaacttAGATGACCTTAGGAATGGCAATGACTTTGAGACAATATCAAATGCACaatccaggaaagaaaaaattggtAAGGTAGActtcattaatattaaaaacttctggccaggtgtggtggctcatgcctgtaatcccagcactttgggaggctgaggcaggcagatcacgaggtcaggagttcaagaccagcctggtcagcatggtgaaaccccatctctaccaaaaatacaaaaaattagctaggcatggtggtgcacgtctgtaatctcagctactcgggtggctgaggcaggagaatcacttgaatccaggaggcagaggttgcagcgaggcaagatcgtgccactgtgctccagcctgggtgatagagccaggctttgtctcaaaaaaaaaaaaaaaagaaaaaagaaaaaaaaaaaagaaaaacaaccttcTGCTCTGTGAAGGTCAATGTCAAGAGAATAAGACAACGAGGCAgagattgggaaaaaatattttcaacagacatatctgataaagagcTGTCATCCGTAATATCCAAAGAACCCTTAAAGCAcgacaacaagaaaacaaactcaATTACAAATGTGCCAAAGGCCGTAACAGACACCTCATCAAAGGAGATATATagataacaaataaatatatgagaaGTTGtaccacatcatatgtcatcaggaaaatgcaaactaaaataaCCATGATACTACTACatatctattagaatggccagAATACAGAACATTGAGAAcactaaatgctggtgaggatgtaaagTAAAAGGAACTCTCACTCATTGCTGAAGAAacacaaaatggtacagccactttgaaagacagttcGGTAgcttcttacaaaattaaacatactcttaacatatgacccagcaatggTACTCCTCGATATTCAACCAAAGGAGCTGAAGATTATGTCCATAATAAAATCTGCACAAGGATGTTTACAGAagccttattcataattgccaaaatttcAAAACAACAAGATGTATTTtagtaagtgaatggataaactgtggtacatcaaTATACGGTATGTGTATGTGCTACAGACAGACAATGGAAAATTGTTCAGTGCTACAAAGacatgagctatcaagccataaaaagaccGTAAGAAACCtgaaatgcatattactaagtgaaaacagccaatctgaaaaggctacatactgtgtcttagtctgttcaggctccTACAACAAAATCCCATAAACTGGGGagcttacatatatatgtaatatggggtgtctgtgtgtgtgtgttttatagagacagggtctcactctgtcacccaggctggagtgcagtggcatgatcatagctcactaccgcctcgaactcctgggctcatgcaatccacctgcctcagcctcccaagtagctgggactacaggtacacatgcCTGGCTTAGGTAGCTTATaaacagtagaaatttatttcacacaaaatttctcacagttctggagactgggaagtccaagatcagtaTTAACAGATTTGGTATCTGCTGAAGGCCCACTTACTGGTtcacagatggctgtcttcttactgtatcctcacatggtagaaggtaTTAACTAGCTCTATGGGTTGTCTTTtagaagggcactaatctcattcctAAGGGCTACACCCtcctgacctaatcacctcccaaagacctacctcttaataccatcaccttagcGGTTAtgatttccacatgaattttgagAGGCACAAATATTCGGACCATAGCAGTATGATTCCAGCTGTATAACACTCtagaaaggcaaaactatgaagacagtaaaaagatcagtggttgccaaaagcagtgtgtagaaggaataAATGGGTAGGGGACAGAGGACAGTatttttactgccctaaaaatcctctgtatAGTATCATAATGATggataaatataattatacatttgttCAGACCCACAGAATGTACACTACCAGGAATGAACCCAAATGTACACTATGAACTTGGGGGACTGCGTGTGAATGCAGGCTCATCAATTATAATAactgtaccactctggtgggtgATGCCGATAATGGAGGTGGCTATGCGTGTGTCAGGGTAGGAGGTATATGGAAAcgtctgtaccttcctctcaattttccTGTGAACCTAAAAACTGTTcttaaaaaagtgttttaaaaaaagcaatcTGCAGTTCTATATAAGCTATAtgcacatgaatatatatatatacacacacacatatattaagaaattaaaaaatgaaaatctacaTATGC encodes the following:
- the PNPLA8 gene encoding calcium-independent phospholipase A2-gamma isoform X3, coding for MSINLTVDIYIYLLSNARSVCGKQRSKQLYFLFSPKHYWRISHISLQRGFHTNIIRCKWTKSEAHSCSKHCYSPSNHGLHIGILKLSTSAPKGLTKVNICMSRIKSTLNSVSKAVFGNQNEMISRLAQFKPSSQILRKVSDSGWLKQKNIKQAIKSLKKYSDKSAEKSPFPEEKSHIIDEEEDIGKRSLFHYTSSITTKFGDSFYFLSNHINSYFKRKEKMSQQKENEHFRDKSELEDKKVEEGKLRSPDPDILAYKPGSESVHTVNKPTSPSAIPDVLQVSTKQSIANFLSRPTEGVQALVGGYIGGLVPKLKYDSKSQSEEQEEPAKTDQAVSKDRNAEEKKRLSLQREKIIARVSIDNRTRALVQALRRTTDPKLCITRVEELTFHLLEFPEGKGVAVKERIIPYLLRLRQIKDETLQAAVREILALIGYVDPVKGRGIRILSIDGGGTRNCHFAFNLFCRGVVALQTLRKLVELTQKPVHQLFDYICGVSTGAILAFMLGLFHMPLDECEELYRKLGSDVFSQNVIVGTVKMSWSHAFYDSQTWENILKDRMGSALMIETARNPTCPKVAAVSTIVNRGITPKAFVFRNYGHFPGINSHYLGGCQYKMWQAIRASSAAPGYFAEYALGNDLHQKSI
- the PNPLA8 gene encoding calcium-independent phospholipase A2-gamma isoform X2, producing MSINLTVDIYIYLLSNARSVCGKQRSKQLYFLFSPKHYWRISHISLQRGFHTNIIRCKWTKSEAHSCSKHCYSPSNHGLHIGILKLSTSAPKGLTKVNICMSRIKSTLNSVSKAVFGNQNEMISRLAQFKPSSQILRKVSDSGWLKQKNIKQAIKSLKKYSDKSAEKSPFPEEKSHIIDEEEDIGKRSLFHYTSSITTKFGDSFYFLSNHINSYFKRKEKMSQQKENEHFRDKSELEDKKVEEGKLRSPDPDILAYKPGSESVHTVNKPTSPSAIPDVLQVSTKQSIANFLSRPTEGVQALVGGYIGGLVPKLKYDSKSQSEEQEEPAKTDQAVSKDRNAEEKKRLSLQREKIIARVSIDNRTRALVQALRRTTDPKLCITRVEELTFHLLEFPEGKGVAVKERIIPYLLRLRQIKDETLQAAVREILALIGYVDPVKGRGIRILSIDGGGTRGVVALQTLRKLVELTQKPVHQLFDYICGVSTGAILAFMLGLFHMPLDECEELYRKLGSDVFSQNVIVGTVKMSWSHAFYDSQTWENILKDRMGSALMIETARNPTCPKVAAVSTIVNRGITPKAFVFRNYGHFPGINSHYLGGCQYKMWQAIRASSAAPGYFAEYALGNDLHQDGGLLLNNPSALAMHECKCLWPDVPLECIVSLGTGRYESDVRNTVTYTSLKTKLSNVINSATDTEEVHIMLDGLLPPDTYFRFNPVMCENIPLDESRNEKLDQLQLEGLKYIERNEQKMKKVAKILSQEKTTLQKINDWIKLKTDMYEGLPFFSKL
- the PNPLA8 gene encoding calcium-independent phospholipase A2-gamma isoform X4; amino-acid sequence: MSINLTVDIYIYLLSNARSVCGKQRSKQLYFLFSPKHYWRISHISLQRGFHTNIIRCKWTKSEAHSCSKHCYSPSNHGLHIGILKLSTSAPKGLTKVNICMSRIKSTLNSVSKAVFGNQNEMISRLAQFKPSSQILRKVSDSGWLKQKNIKQAIKSLKKYSDKSAEKSPFPEEKSHIIDEEEDIGKRSLFHYTSSITTKFGDSFYFLSNHINSYFKRKEKMSQQKENEHFRDKSELEDKKVEEGKLRSPDPDILAYKPGSESVHTVNKPTSPSAIPDVLQVSTKQSIANFLSRPTEGVQALVGGYIGGLVPKLKYDSKSQSEEQEEPAKTDQAVSKDRNAEEKKRLSLQREKIIARVSIDNRTRALVQALRRTTDPKLCITRVEELTFHLLEFPEGKGVAVKERIIPYLLRLRQIKDETLQAAVREILALIGYVDPVKGRGIRILSIDGGGTRGVVALQTLRKLVELTQKPVHQLFDYICGVSTGAILAFMLGLFHMPLDECEELYRKLGSDVFSQNVIVGTVKMSWSHAFYDSQTWENILKDRMGSALMIETARNPTCPKVAAVSTIVNRGITPKAFVFRNYGHFPGINSHYLGGCQYKMWQAIRASSAAPGYFAEYALGNDLHQKSI
- the PNPLA8 gene encoding calcium-independent phospholipase A2-gamma isoform X1, which encodes MSINLTVDIYIYLLSNARSVCGKQRSKQLYFLFSPKHYWRISHISLQRGFHTNIIRCKWTKSEAHSCSKHCYSPSNHGLHIGILKLSTSAPKGLTKVNICMSRIKSTLNSVSKAVFGNQNEMISRLAQFKPSSQILRKVSDSGWLKQKNIKQAIKSLKKYSDKSAEKSPFPEEKSHIIDEEEDIGKRSLFHYTSSITTKFGDSFYFLSNHINSYFKRKEKMSQQKENEHFRDKSELEDKKVEEGKLRSPDPDILAYKPGSESVHTVNKPTSPSAIPDVLQVSTKQSIANFLSRPTEGVQALVGGYIGGLVPKLKYDSKSQSEEQEEPAKTDQAVSKDRNAEEKKRLSLQREKIIARVSIDNRTRALVQALRRTTDPKLCITRVEELTFHLLEFPEGKGVAVKERIIPYLLRLRQIKDETLQAAVREILALIGYVDPVKGRGIRILSIDGGGTRNCHFAFNLFCRGVVALQTLRKLVELTQKPVHQLFDYICGVSTGAILAFMLGLFHMPLDECEELYRKLGSDVFSQNVIVGTVKMSWSHAFYDSQTWENILKDRMGSALMIETARNPTCPKVAAVSTIVNRGITPKAFVFRNYGHFPGINSHYLGGCQYKMWQAIRASSAAPGYFAEYALGNDLHQDGGLLLNNPSALAMHECKCLWPDVPLECIVSLGTGRYESDVRNTVTYTSLKTKLSNVINSATDTEEVHIMLDGLLPPDTYFRFNPVMCENIPLDESRNEKLDQLQLEGLKYIERNEQKMKKVAKILSQEKTTLQKINDWIKLKTDMYEGLPFFSKL